From a single Nicotiana tomentosiformis chromosome 2, ASM39032v3, whole genome shotgun sequence genomic region:
- the LOC138904558 gene encoding uncharacterized protein yields MVRRTTRNIVGVSNKGLIKYGGDSFLSYVRCRSFDPDGSRRTYLEIFSGDEETNNEAMLVKLELLDECRDLARIRMAAQKRRMERYYNRRANLRYFKVGDLVLRKVTRELNVGKRGLTWKGPYQVSAVTGKGSYELEDQDGVKLPSNWNVAHLKRYYC; encoded by the coding sequence ATGGTCCGAAGAACTACCAGGAATATTGTGGGCGTATCGAACAAAGGCCTAATAAAGTACGGGGGAGACTCCTTTCTCTCTTATGTACGATGCAGAAGCTTTGATCCTGATGGAAGTAGGAGAACCTACCTTGAGATATTTTCGGGCGATGAAGAAACAAACAATGAGGCAATGTTGGTCAAATTGGAGCTGCTCGACgaatgcagggacttggcgcgAATAAGGATGGCAGCCCAGAAGCGGAGAatggaaaggtattacaatcgaagagccaacctccgttatttcaaagtaggagacttggttttaaggaaggTAACCCGGGAGCTCAACGTAGGGAAGCGGGGTTTGACGTGGAAAGGCCCCTACCAGGTTTCAGCTGTAACAGGGAAAGGGTCATACGAATTGGAAGATCAAGATGGAGTTAAGTTGCCGAgtaactggaatgtggcacatcTCAAAAGGTACTATTGTTGA